From the genome of Streptomyces ficellus:
GGCTCGGCGGGGACCTCGGCGGCGCGCCACGGGCGGGCGATCGGGCGTGATATCGCCCGCCACCACGGCTCCACCGGCAGCCTCGCGGCCGGCTCGAAGGGCTCGCCGGGGTGGGGGAACGCCACCGCCTGGCCCGCCGCCTCGGCGGCGTCCTTCGTCCACTCCGCCGGCTCCGCCCAGGGGTGAGGGGCGAGGTTGAACGTCCCCCAGTGGATCGGCAGGAGCACACCGTGGGGCGCGCCCGACTGCAGGTCGAGGTGGGCCCGGAGGGCCTCCTGCGGGGTCATGTGGATGTCCGGCCAGTACTCGCTGTACGCACCGAGCTGGATCATGGTGACGTCGAACGGCCCGTGCTCGGCGCCGATGTCCCGGAAGCCCTCGAAGTACCCGGTGTCGCCGCTGTGGAAGAGCCGGTGCTCCGGCCCGGTGACCACCCAGGAAGCCCACAGGGTGTGCTGCTGGTTGCGCAGGCCGCGGCCGCAGAAGTGGCGGGCCGGGGTGGCGGTCAGCCGCAGGTCGCCGACCTCCGTCGACTCGTTCCAGTCCAGCTCCCGCACGCGGGAGGCGGGCACGCCCCAGTGCTCCAGGTGCGCGCCGACGCCGAGCGGGACGACGAAGAGGGTGTCCGAGGCCGCGAGGGCGCGTATCGACGGGAGGTCGAGGTGGTCGTAGTGGTCGTGGGAGATCACCACCGCGTCGACGGGCCCCAGCGCGGCGAGCGACAGCGGGACGGGATGCAGCCGCTTGGGTCCTGCGAAGGAGAAGGGCGAGCAGCGTGCGCCCCACACCGGGTCGAAGAGGATCCGGTGGCCGTCGGTCTCGGCGAGCACGCTGGAGTGTCCCATCCAGGTGATCCGCAGTCCGGTGGCCGCGGGGCGGGCCAGGTCGGCGACGGTGGTGGGGTGCACGGGGACGCCACCGGTGGGCGCCCGGCGGGCCCGGGACTCCTTCTCGAAGTAGACCTTCGCGAATTCCAGGGTGGAGCCGGACGGTCTGTGCCTGGTCCCGACCGGGTTCTGGAAGGTGCCGTCCGCGAAGTTCGGCGACCGGCGGATGCGCTCCATCCGCTCTCCGGTGGCGTCCGCGCCGAAGGCGGCCGGCCGCAGTGCGCGCAGTCGGTGGCGGAGCTGGGGCGGGACGCCGGAGCCGGTCACGGTACCTCCAGGGGGGTGAGCGTCCTTCCATTATGGGCGGGGGGTACGACAACCCGGGGGCGGGCCCGGCGGGTGCGATGTCACATCGGTGACCGCCCCGTCCGTCGTACCGGTGAAAGGTTGTCCACCCGTACCCCAGGAGGCCCTCATGGCCCGCATCTCGCTCACCCCGCCCCGCACCCTGCTCTTCCGCGCAGTCGAGTGGTACGCGAAGCGCACCTACGGAATGGGCCTCGACCCGGTCCGCGCGGCCGGGCACAACGGGCGCGTCCTGCGCACGACCCTGCGGTTCGAGCTGGCCGTCGGCCGGTGGAACGCCCTGGACCCGACCCTCAAGGCGCTGGCCGTGATGGCGTCGGCCGCCGAGATCGGGTGCAGCTGGTGCATGGACTTCGGGTACTGGGAGAGCACCCGGCACGGCGTCGACCCGCGCAAGCTGCGTGACCTGCCGGTGTGGCGGGACAGCGACGCGTACACGGCGCGGGAGCGTGACGTGCTGGAGTACTCCGAGGCGATGACGGCCACCCCTCCGGCCGTCGAGGACGACCTGGCCGAGCGGCTGCGCAAGGAGCTCGGCGAGGCGGCGTTCGTGGAGCTGACGGCGATGGTGGCGCTGGAGAACATGCGCTCCCGGACCAATGCCGCACTGGGCCTGACCAGCCAGGGCTTCAAGGACCGGTGCGAGCTGCGGCACCGCTGACCCGCCGCCTGCCCCGCGCCTGCCCCGGGCCCCGGTGGGGAGTGGCCTGGCGTGCGCGGGGTCCGGGGCGAGCGAAGCCCGACGGTGCTCCACGGACACGACCTGG
Proteins encoded in this window:
- a CDS encoding MBL fold metallo-hydrolase, with translation MTGSGVPPQLRHRLRALRPAAFGADATGERMERIRRSPNFADGTFQNPVGTRHRPSGSTLEFAKVYFEKESRARRAPTGGVPVHPTTVADLARPAATGLRITWMGHSSVLAETDGHRILFDPVWGARCSPFSFAGPKRLHPVPLSLAALGPVDAVVISHDHYDHLDLPSIRALAASDTLFVVPLGVGAHLEHWGVPASRVRELDWNESTEVGDLRLTATPARHFCGRGLRNQQHTLWASWVVTGPEHRLFHSGDTGYFEGFRDIGAEHGPFDVTMIQLGAYSEYWPDIHMTPQEALRAHLDLQSGAPHGVLLPIHWGTFNLAPHPWAEPAEWTKDAAEAAGQAVAFPHPGEPFEPAARLPVEPWWRAISRPIARPWRAAEVPAEPRSGDLDLAGER
- a CDS encoding carboxymuconolactone decarboxylase family protein encodes the protein MARISLTPPRTLLFRAVEWYAKRTYGMGLDPVRAAGHNGRVLRTTLRFELAVGRWNALDPTLKALAVMASAAEIGCSWCMDFGYWESTRHGVDPRKLRDLPVWRDSDAYTARERDVLEYSEAMTATPPAVEDDLAERLRKELGEAAFVELTAMVALENMRSRTNAALGLTSQGFKDRCELRHR